The Streptomyces durmitorensis genome contains the following window.
CCGGCCAGCAGCACCACCCACATCAGTGCCACATAGCGGCGTCGCCGGAAGGCGAGGCGGCCCAGTTTGTAGAGGAACGTAGCCACGGCGAAGGGGCTCCCGTCGGTGTCGGCAGGCAGGGTGACTCCCCCGCGGCACGATCAGCGCACGTCAGGGCGGTCAGCAGGTTTCCTCTCAATAGTCCAGGCCCTGACAGGGCCGGAAGTCAGACTCAGAGCCGGACTATCGGCCCACGGGCGCTGTAGTGCCGTGCACCCTGGGTCATCCTCGGGGAGGAGGGGTGGTCAGGTTGTGTAGGACCCACACTGGACGCCTGATCGCCGGAGGATTCGCCTCCGTACCGTGGGACACCTCTTCACCACGCAACAACTCGCCCTCATAACACCCCAATAGGAGCGATAAGGTGTCGAGTCAGCTCTCAGATACTTGTCATCACCATCCAGGAGAACCTTCGTGACTCTTGCCATCGCGCCGTCTGAAGCCGCCGACTCGCCCGACGCCACCCCGGTGGACGACACCTCGGTGGACGGCACCTCGGTGGACGCCACCTCCGCCGAGCCGTCGGACGGCCTCGCGGCGGTCCCCTCGGGCGACGTGCCCGAGCCGGTGGCCCGGGACGCCCGCGACTTCGGTGCCTACGCACGGACCGGCGGCTGGACCTTCGCCCTGAAGGTGGCGCGCAGCGTGCGCCCCGGCGGACAGGGTGCCGACGAGACGCCGAAGGTCTCGGCGAAGGAGTTCAGCGATCTTGCCGGCTGCTCCGCCGAGCGCGTCATGCGCTACTACAAAGCGTGGGACAAGGCCGCTGACGACGGCCTTGTACCCCACTTCGAGGCGCTCACGCCCGGCGAGGACATCGAACTTCCCGACTCCGACGTCTGGTTGACGTACTACGCGTCCCGCTCCAGCGCCCTCTCCCCGCGCGGCACCGCGATCACGGAGGCCGCCGAGGCCGAGGGCATCCGCCCCACCAAGGCCCTGGAGGTCGCCGAGAACCCCACCGCACTGCGGGCCGCGATCCTCGCCGACCCCGGGACCGCGGAGGCGGCGCGGCGCGCGCTGATGGACCGGCTCGAGGAGGACCCGGCGCTGCGCACCGAGATGGTGCGCGACATCGTCCGGGCCGACGACCTCAAGAAGGCGGTCGCGGCCGAGGCCAAGGCGGGCGACCGCGTCGACTACGTCCGGCAGATCGTCGACAAGGGTCAGGTCAAGACGCCGGCGGGCCAGCTGATCGACGCGCCCGCCGAGCTGAAGGAGGAGGCCGAGCGCCACCTGTCCCTCATCGACGAACTGGAGGAGGGCGAGGACTCCGGCGAGTGGGCCCGCGAGGCGTACGACACCGTGAAGGACCTGGTCGCCCAGACCGTCCAGAGCGACCCGCAGCTGCGGGTGCAGGAGCGCCGCGCGAAGTTCTACAGCAGCCTGCAGAAGGCGACGAAGGTCTTCGAGGAGCTGACCTTCGACGACGCCGAGGTCGACGACATCTACGAGGACGACATGCTGCTGCGCCTTGAGGAGCTGCAGAAGTCGATCGCCGCGTGCATCACGGCCCTGCAGGCGGCGACCGCGGGCACCGCCGCACCGGCCGCACCTGCCGGGGACACCGACTGACGACTGCGGAACCCGACCCTCCCCGTACATCCCGATGATGACCATGGCCTCCCCCGTAGCCCTGGAGTCGTACGGAATGACCCATACGCGGAGGGATTCGCCGCACCCCGCCCCGCTCGTAGCTTCTTGATCAACGTACGGAGACCGGCGTACGGAGTTGATCGAGAGGTCATGGATCTATGCACGGCAAGGCATTCGCGCCTGAATACCAAGGCGAGTTGGGCACGGCACTCGGGGTGAACTCCTCCTACGAGGAGGTGCTGACAGCGGCCGACCGCGCCCTCTCCCAGGCGGACACCGCACTGGAGAGGGCGCGCGCCGCTCTCGCCCTGGCCGAGGCCAACCGGCGGCTCGGGCAGGTGGACGACGCGGGCGCCGCCTGGCGCCAGAGCTACCGCAGCGCACGCGTCGCGGGGGACGAAGGGGCCATGGCCTGGGCCCTGTGGAGCGGCGGCACGCTCGCCCGCCAGTGCGGACAACTGCGGCTCGCCCGAAGGCTCTTGACCTGGGGGGTCGCGCTGGCCGCCGACAGCGGTGAACGGCTCGCGCACGGCTACGCACTCGCCGGGCTCGCCGAGACGGGACGCATCCAGGGGGACTACGCGGCGGTGGCCGCGCTCCACGAGCAGCTGCTCGAACAGGGCCGGGCGCACGGCGAGGCGCGGCATATGGTGTGGGCGATGTCCGGCATCGCCCAGATGCGGCGGAACACCGGGGACTACACCGAGGCGCTCGAACTCTTCGAGGAGTGCGTCAGGATCGCGGCCGAGGCGCAGGACGCGCGGGGGCGCGCCTGGTCGCTGCGCGGGGTCGCCGACGTCCTCTCGCTGCGGGGCGAGACGGAGCGGGCGCTCGCGCTGCTCTCGGAGGCGGAGGTCATCTGCCGGTCCATGGATCTGGCGAGCGCGCTGGCGTACAACCACAAGATGCGCGGCAATGTCCTGTTCCGGCACGGGAGTTACGAAGCGGCACGCGAGATGTACGCGGTCGCCCTGGAGGAGTTCGACGTCATGCGGGAGCCGCGCGGCGTGGCGCTCGCCCGGCTCGGCCTGGTCAAGTCGCGTGCCCGCCTCGGCCGCGACCGGAGCGAGACGCTGGCCGAACTGGCCGAGCTCGAAGGGGACTTCGCCCGCATCGGGCTGCGTCACGCGCGGGAGACGGCCGTCGCCTTCCGGGAGGAGATGACCGCGGGGCTGAGGGTGGCGTGACGCGGGGCGTCACACGGCGGGCGGGGTGGGCGTGATGCGGATGCCCACCGTCCCGGTCGCGCCGCGCCGGAGCTTGCTGCCCAGCAGGGTGAGGCGGCCGACCAGACCGTACTTGCGCTTGATGAGGGTGCGGTAGCGCTCCGTCGTCTCCGGGTCGCAGATCTCGGCGGTGGCGGGGACCGACTCGCCGGTCGGGTTGCCCCGCAGGTCGCAGGGGCCGATCAGGACGTCGGCGCGGTTGCGGATCCGCTTGACCTTCCAGGAGTCCGTGACCGTCCAGATGCCGAGCGCGGAGCCGTCCTCGACGACCCAGACGGGGCTCGGCACCCCGTTGCCGTTCTTGCGGAAACTGGTGACCAGCAGGTACTTCCCTGCGCCGAGCCCCGCCTGCGCTACCTCGTCCACGTGTCCGCTCCAACCCGTTGTTTGACTCAGATTCAAACAGCCTATGGTGCGGATGTTACGCGCGATGAGATTCGCTGGCCGAGGGCCGCGGGCCGACGCCTCCCGCAGGGAACAGGCGTGCCTCCGGGGCCCGGACTGATCCGGGCCCCGGAGGCATGGGTCATGCGATGCTCAGGCGCCCCACGTGCCCTGGTTGACGGCGCAGTTCCAGCCGTTGCCGTGGACCTTGAACTTCACCTTGTAGGACCTGGTGTTCAGCAGGCGCGTCTTGACCCTGACCCCGAGGCTGGCCTTGCCCTTGAGGCTCTTGTCGTAGACGGAGATGGTCTTCGAGGTCTTGTGCGTGACCTTGCCGCCCTTCGCCTTCGCCGTGCCGAAGCGGACGTTCTTGACGTTGCTGACGGTGAAGGTGACCTTCTTGAAGCTCTTCGTGCTCTTGTTCTTGAGGCCGAAGTACAGGCCGTCGCCCTTCACCCACCCACCCGGGCCGATGTAGAACCGGGAGGTGTAGACGATGTCGATCGGGCAGCCGGCGCTCTGCGCCGATGCGGCCGACGCCTTCGGTGCCTTGGGTGCGTCCGCCGCGGACGCGGATCCGGCCAGGCCGAGCTGAGCGGCCGTGAGTGCCCCCGCCGTGGCCAGGACTGCGGCGGTCGTGCGTGCGTGGTTCATCAGGCTGTTGCCTTTCCCCCTGCGGCCCTCTCGGGCCCAACTGTCGAAATACTGCGATGCAGGCGCACAAGGCGGTCTGCGTCCCTGTGCCGCCCGTATTTTTAGCAGGCGGACGGACATCAGGGGACATCAGGTTGTCCGAGCGCACAGCACCGTGACAGAAGCCGGACAATCGCTCAGCGGTCCGCCCTCACATCGGCGGGGGCGCCGGGGCGGGTCCCAGTGTCGTCGTGCCCGGCGTGGACCGGTGGGCGAGGCCGGTGCGGTAGGCGTCCAGGGCGGCCTCCGTCCGTCCGGTGCGCCGGAGCAGATCACCGAGGAGGCGGCACAGGTCGGCCACGTCCCCGCTCACGCCCGCGCGTTCGAGCAGCGGCAGTGCGGCGCGGTAGTGCTCCTCTGCGGCCTCCGTGTCACCGCACTCCTCCGCGATGAGGCCGAGCAGCCGGTGCGCGGCGCCCACATGCACCGCGCCGCGTCCGGCCCGCAGAGCCGGAACGTCCTTGGACTCCGCGGGTTCCGTGCCGGTGGCCAGCAGCGGCCTCAGCAGCGCCTCCACTTCACGGACCTTGCCACGCCGCCGCAGCACGTCCGCCAGTTCCACCTCGACCTGCTCGGCGTAGAGAGCAGCCCGCTTGGCGGTGAGCATGTCGTGTGCGGTGCGCAGTTCGCTCTCGGCGCGTTCCAGGTCGCCGTCCTGGGCGTGCACATAGCCGCGCATCCAGTGGCAGTGGGCGAGTTCGGTGCGGATGTGCAGCTGCTGGTAGAGGTCCTGGGCCTTGGCGAGCGATGCGTCGGCCTCGGCGATGCGGCCCTGCGCGATGAGGGTGCGGGCCACCCCGCGGTGCATCCCGGCGAGCAGGGCCGGATCGTCCACGCGCGGCGCGAGCGCGAGGGCCAGTTCGGCGGCGTGCGCGGCGCGTTCCTGTGCGCCCATGTCCATGTACGGGGCGATGGACGCCGAGTAGAGGAGGAGCAGCGCGTCGGGGTCGTGCAGGCCTGACGCGTTGAGCTGGTCTAGAGCGGTCTCCAACAGGTGGCAGGCGTAGCGGAGTTCACCCGTGAGGCGGTGGGCGTTGGCGCGGCCGCGGATGGCGGGGACGCGGCGCGGCAGCGGCTCGTCGGCGAGCAGCCGCTCCACCGAGCCGAAGCACTCGTGCGCGTCGTCGAGGTCGCCGGACTCCAGGAGGCACTCGCCGAGACCGAGGAGCGCGGTGGCCTGCTCCCCCGGCAGCGCGTGCTCGACGGCTTCGTCGCGCAGGGTGCGGAAGAGGGCGGCAGCATCCTCGGGAGCCCCGGTGGCCAGGACGTGCCGCGCGTCGGTCAGGCGCAGGCGCAGCTCCGCGGCGAGCCGGGCAGGCCGTCCCGTCACGAGCTCCTCGGGGGTGACGCCGAGTCGCTCGGCCAGGTGCCTGAGGGCGGCCTCGGAGGGTCTCACCTTGCCCGACTCCAGCGTGGAGACGTAGGCGGGCGTGTACGCGGGCTCCGCCAACTGCCGCTGGGTGAGCCCGAGTTCCGTACGCAGGCGCAGGACGCGACGCCCGATCGCCCCGGGCCCGTCGAGCCGCACACCCCCAGATCCGCTCTCCGTCATCTCTCCCTCTCCGTTTCCGACCCAAGCCCATCAGCACCTGACGCAGGGGCATTTGGGAGGAGGCGACGCGAACTCACCATTCCCGCAGCCACCTTGCGCCCCAGGCATTGCCCGACTTCCCGACAGCCCCTACATTGAACCGCGCCTTAACCTCCCTTAACCCCCCACTTACGTCGCGGACTTGCCGATCCCGAGTCCGCGCAGATCCCGGGAGATCTTCCATGCGTCGCAGACACTCATCCGGCATATCTCACATATCCCGCAAGCGTCTCGCCATCGCCACCGGTGTCGCCCTGGCCGCCGCGCTCGCCCTCACCGCGCCGGTCGCCGCGGACCAGGGACAGGACAGCAGCGCCGCTGCCGCCCACGGCACCGGCCAGGTCGAGGTCGAGTACTTCGCGGGGCCCGGCGGCCACCCCCGCCACACCCAGGTCCCCGCCTCCGCCCCCCTCACCACGAAGGAGCGGTCCACGATCAAGGGCGACGGCGACGTCCTGCCGATCGTGGAGGCCGGAGCGAGCGACACCAAGGTCGACGTCGTCTTCATCGGTGACGGCTACACCGCCGCCCAGCAGGAGGACTTCCACGCCGACGTGCGCACCAAGTGGAAGGAGATGGCTGCCGTCGAGCCGTACGCCG
Protein-coding sequences here:
- a CDS encoding tetratricopeptide repeat protein; this translates as MHGKAFAPEYQGELGTALGVNSSYEEVLTAADRALSQADTALERARAALALAEANRRLGQVDDAGAAWRQSYRSARVAGDEGAMAWALWSGGTLARQCGQLRLARRLLTWGVALAADSGERLAHGYALAGLAETGRIQGDYAAVAALHEQLLEQGRAHGEARHMVWAMSGIAQMRRNTGDYTEALELFEECVRIAAEAQDARGRAWSLRGVADVLSLRGETERALALLSEAEVICRSMDLASALAYNHKMRGNVLFRHGSYEAAREMYAVALEEFDVMREPRGVALARLGLVKSRARLGRDRSETLAELAELEGDFARIGLRHARETAVAFREEMTAGLRVA
- a CDS encoding PPOX class F420-dependent oxidoreductase, whose amino-acid sequence is MDEVAQAGLGAGKYLLVTSFRKNGNGVPSPVWVVEDGSALGIWTVTDSWKVKRIRNRADVLIGPCDLRGNPTGESVPATAEICDPETTERYRTLIKRKYGLVGRLTLLGSKLRRGATGTVGIRITPTPPAV
- a CDS encoding helix-turn-helix domain-containing protein; amino-acid sequence: MTESGSGGVRLDGPGAIGRRVLRLRTELGLTQRQLAEPAYTPAYVSTLESGKVRPSEAALRHLAERLGVTPEELVTGRPARLAAELRLRLTDARHVLATGAPEDAAALFRTLRDEAVEHALPGEQATALLGLGECLLESGDLDDAHECFGSVERLLADEPLPRRVPAIRGRANAHRLTGELRYACHLLETALDQLNASGLHDPDALLLLYSASIAPYMDMGAQERAAHAAELALALAPRVDDPALLAGMHRGVARTLIAQGRIAEADASLAKAQDLYQQLHIRTELAHCHWMRGYVHAQDGDLERAESELRTAHDMLTAKRAALYAEQVEVELADVLRRRGKVREVEALLRPLLATGTEPAESKDVPALRAGRGAVHVGAAHRLLGLIAEECGDTEAAEEHYRAALPLLERAGVSGDVADLCRLLGDLLRRTGRTEAALDAYRTGLAHRSTPGTTTLGPAPAPPPM